One window from the genome of Deltaproteobacteria bacterium encodes:
- a CDS encoding MarR family transcriptional regulator — MVSPYDTASTPPSNGTVTSDAAAEAIKPSAATLRALVLAAVSNSGPHGVTRQEIEERTQLEGNTVRPRVKELLAAGLVVETDRVRDTRSGRAAFVLVAKEFA, encoded by the coding sequence ATGGTCAGCCCCTACGACACCGCGAGCACTCCGCCCTCGAACGGCACCGTCACCAGCGACGCCGCGGCGGAGGCCATCAAGCCCAGCGCGGCCACCCTGCGCGCGCTGGTGCTCGCGGCTGTCAGCAACTCCGGGCCCCACGGCGTGACCCGGCAGGAGATCGAGGAGCGCACGCAGCTTGAGGGCAACACGGTTCGGCCGCGCGTGAAGGAGCTACTCGCCGCTGGCCTGGTGGTGGAGACCGATCGCGTTCGCGACACGCGCAGCGGCAGGGCGGCTTTCGTGCTGGTGGCGAAGGAGTTCGCGTAG
- a CDS encoding sigma-70 family RNA polymerase sigma factor: MDDAANDMLDRIARPKLGPDELVAAVARAQRGDARAREEVIRSCSRFVGTRARRKRWLFHGREDDALSIGLVGLNRAIDAFDTTAGTSFINYARWSIDGTLLKVGRRGAALVSIPGRHDLEQLFKQLDGNESLDAPLVEDKPNGATRIDGLAADGATPEDAYLAEEAKQSVNQLIDRLPDRMRTVIRARFIDGKSLSEIGSWMGMNQDQARKLETAALQRLAKLAHSDKTPAEIREAVALPPVRDFVGGASPAQQEHQMQIDEPTSPASTAANESPAPEPKRVKRCGGVCSRCPNQIGRESRTGLCRDCWRSKMGAQLTANGGRMPKKPGPKPKTARQKPVLFDVSALSDEDLAACVAEAAKRAREAEQRAADLKSMLKRAGAA; encoded by the coding sequence ATGGACGACGCGGCGAACGACATGCTCGACAGGATCGCACGGCCGAAACTCGGCCCGGACGAACTTGTCGCGGCTGTCGCTCGAGCGCAGCGAGGCGACGCCCGCGCACGGGAAGAGGTGATCCGCTCGTGCTCGCGCTTCGTGGGGACGCGGGCCAGGCGAAAGCGCTGGCTGTTCCATGGTCGCGAGGACGATGCGCTTTCCATTGGCCTGGTGGGGTTGAACAGAGCGATCGACGCCTTCGACACCACCGCCGGAACCTCGTTCATCAACTACGCTCGCTGGAGCATCGATGGAACTCTGCTCAAGGTTGGGCGCCGAGGAGCAGCGCTGGTCTCAATTCCGGGGCGCCATGACCTCGAGCAACTGTTCAAACAGTTGGACGGGAACGAGAGCCTCGACGCTCCCCTCGTCGAAGACAAGCCGAACGGGGCCACTCGCATCGACGGTCTCGCCGCCGACGGAGCCACGCCCGAAGACGCCTACCTCGCCGAGGAGGCGAAGCAGTCGGTGAATCAGCTTATCGACCGTCTTCCGGACAGGATGCGGACCGTCATCCGCGCCAGGTTCATCGACGGGAAGTCGCTCTCAGAGATCGGCTCCTGGATGGGCATGAACCAGGACCAAGCACGCAAACTCGAGACAGCCGCCCTTCAGCGGCTCGCGAAGCTCGCGCACTCAGACAAGACGCCCGCGGAGATTCGCGAAGCGGTCGCCCTCCCGCCTGTTCGGGACTTCGTGGGCGGGGCATCTCCCGCGCAACAGGAGCACCAAATGCAGATCGACGAGCCCACCAGCCCTGCCTCAACGGCGGCGAACGAGTCGCCAGCGCCGGAGCCGAAGCGCGTGAAGCGTTGCGGCGGAGTGTGCTCGAGGTGCCCCAACCAAATCGGAAGGGAAAGCAGGACCGGGCTTTGCCGCGACTGCTGGCGCTCGAAAATGGGCGCGCAACTGACCGCGAACGGTGGCCGGATGCCGAAGAAGCCCGGCCCCAAGCCTAAGACCGCGCGCCAGAAGCCCGTGCTCTTCGACGTAAGCGCACTCAGCGACGAGGACCTGGCTGCGTGCGTGGCCGAGGCCGCCAAGCGCGCCCGCGAGGCAGAGCAGCGCGCGGCGGACTTGAAGTCGATGCTCAAGCGGGCGGGTGCGGCATGA
- a CDS encoding helix-turn-helix domain-containing protein — translation MTDELERQLLEALRAQAEREERLAAVLINLEKRLAANDQTTVTIEQAMEILGCGRSKVFDLIKGGQLRKVKVGLHSHVTMDSIHSLQGVVPRRRST, via the coding sequence ATGACCGACGAACTCGAGCGGCAGCTCCTGGAGGCCCTCCGGGCTCAAGCCGAGCGTGAGGAGCGCCTGGCTGCGGTCCTCATCAACCTGGAGAAGCGCCTCGCCGCCAACGACCAGACCACGGTCACAATCGAGCAGGCGATGGAGATCCTCGGCTGCGGCCGGAGCAAGGTGTTCGACCTCATCAAGGGCGGCCAGCTCCGCAAGGTGAAGGTGGGCCTGCACAGCCACGTGACGATGGATTCGATTCACTCGCTGCAGGGCGTGGTGCCGCGCCGGCGATCTACGTAA
- a CDS encoding coniferyl aldehyde dehydrogenase has translation MVRPVACGEFGAQPEQPGWVDRATPAGARCTGPTSGGAMQTVPLRSVKTDPVAESYERLRRAQAASPYPSLAEREDWLARLERVLVDNAERFVAAIDADFGGRSRHETLLADIYATLEGVRDARKHVADWMQARPAQPSPYFLPSKALVEPIPRGVVGIIAPWNYPVNLALAPLAGALAAGNRALLKPSELTPRTSELLGHALRERFTAEEIAVVEGGPDVATAVTKLPLDHLLFTGSTNVGKKVASAAAENLVPTTLELGGKSPALVHSDYALPKAARRIALGKLFNAGQTCIAPDYALVPEGRENEFANAFRDAALAAYPELPRGADYTAIVSDNHRARLVALLDDARAKGARVEVLGGASDGHSRRLAPALVFGPTPAMRVMQEEIFGPILPIVTYRVLDEALAFIAARPRPLAFYYFDDDAHRAQDVLRRTPSGGATVNDTLVHFAQESLPFGGIGASGNGAYHGQAGFETFSHLRGVLVASPLAAARRLQSPPYGRTLDAALEFLVGGVRRSTPMRMLRALRRR, from the coding sequence CTGGTCCGACCAGTAGCATGCGGCGAGTTTGGCGCGCAACCCGAGCAGCCCGGTTGGGTTGACAGGGCGACGCCAGCGGGCGCAAGGTGCACTGGTCCGACCAGCGGAGGCGCCATGCAGACCGTCCCTCTTCGCAGCGTGAAGACCGATCCCGTCGCCGAGTCGTACGAGCGGCTGCGGCGCGCGCAGGCGGCCTCGCCGTACCCGAGCCTGGCCGAGCGCGAGGACTGGCTGGCGCGGCTGGAGCGGGTGCTCGTGGACAACGCGGAGCGCTTCGTGGCCGCCATCGACGCGGACTTTGGCGGTCGCTCGCGCCACGAGACGCTGCTCGCCGACATCTACGCCACGCTGGAGGGTGTGCGCGATGCGCGCAAGCACGTGGCGGATTGGATGCAGGCTCGCCCTGCGCAGCCCAGCCCGTACTTCCTGCCCTCCAAGGCGCTGGTGGAGCCAATCCCGCGCGGCGTGGTGGGCATCATCGCGCCGTGGAACTACCCGGTGAACCTGGCCCTGGCGCCTCTCGCGGGCGCGCTGGCCGCGGGAAATCGCGCGCTGCTCAAGCCGTCGGAGCTCACGCCGCGGACGTCCGAGCTGCTCGGGCACGCGCTGCGCGAGCGGTTCACCGCGGAGGAGATCGCCGTCGTCGAGGGCGGGCCGGACGTGGCCACGGCCGTGACGAAGCTGCCGCTGGATCACCTGCTCTTCACCGGCTCGACGAACGTGGGCAAGAAGGTGGCATCCGCGGCGGCGGAGAACCTCGTTCCCACCACGCTGGAGCTCGGCGGCAAGTCGCCGGCGCTGGTCCATTCGGACTACGCGCTCCCGAAGGCCGCGCGGCGCATCGCGCTCGGAAAGCTCTTCAACGCCGGCCAGACCTGCATCGCTCCGGACTACGCGCTCGTGCCCGAGGGCCGCGAGAACGAGTTCGCCAACGCCTTCCGCGACGCGGCCCTCGCGGCGTACCCCGAGCTGCCGCGCGGCGCGGACTACACCGCCATCGTGAGCGACAACCACCGCGCGCGGCTTGTGGCCCTGCTCGACGACGCGCGTGCCAAGGGTGCGCGGGTGGAGGTGCTGGGGGGCGCGTCGGATGGGCACTCGCGGCGGCTGGCGCCGGCGCTGGTCTTCGGGCCCACGCCGGCGATGCGGGTGATGCAGGAGGAGATCTTCGGGCCAATCCTGCCCATCGTGACCTACCGCGTGCTCGACGAGGCGCTGGCGTTCATCGCGGCGCGCCCGCGGCCGCTCGCGTTCTATTACTTCGACGACGACGCCCACCGCGCCCAGGACGTCCTCCGTCGCACGCCCTCGGGCGGCGCGACCGTGAATGACACGCTGGTGCACTTCGCCCAGGAGAGCCTGCCGTTCGGCGGCATCGGCGCGAGCGGGAATGGCGCGTACCACGGGCAGGCGGGCTTCGAGACCTTCTCGCACCTGCGCGGCGTGCTGGTGGCGAGCCCGCTCGCGGCCGCGCGGCGGCTGCAGTCGCCGCCGTATGGCCGTACGCTCGACGCGGCGCTGGAGTTCCTGGTGGGCGGCGTGCGGCGCTCGACGCCGATGCGGATGCTGCGCGCGCTGCGCCGGCGCTGA
- a CDS encoding FadR family transcriptional regulator codes for MTSPARTQPRGSVAERVASSLRTAIVAGRFRPGDPLPSERELADKYDVNRSSVREAMKRLEAWGLVKIKHGGTTRVSDFLLSAGLELLPHLVELGGVVDASVLRDLHELRAMILGWCAEQAAQKADPASLARLETLARQLADPKAKPAQLQELDYDFFETLVQITGNRLLLMFSNVVREVYLRGRERFVGLYAKGVFDPRHHQRAIEAIRRRDSTAAGIAMRSHAVTALLAKEPRP; via the coding sequence ATGACTTCTCCCGCCCGAACCCAGCCCCGTGGCTCCGTCGCCGAGCGCGTCGCGAGCTCGTTGCGCACCGCCATCGTGGCCGGTCGCTTCCGCCCTGGCGATCCCTTGCCCAGCGAGCGCGAGCTCGCCGACAAGTACGACGTGAACCGCTCCAGCGTGCGCGAGGCCATGAAGCGCCTCGAGGCCTGGGGGCTGGTGAAGATCAAGCACGGCGGCACCACGCGCGTGAGCGACTTCTTGCTCTCCGCGGGGCTCGAGCTGCTGCCTCACCTGGTCGAGCTCGGCGGCGTGGTGGACGCGAGCGTGCTCCGCGATCTGCACGAGCTGCGCGCGATGATCCTCGGCTGGTGCGCGGAGCAGGCGGCGCAGAAGGCGGATCCCGCCTCGCTCGCGCGGCTGGAGACGCTGGCGCGGCAGCTCGCGGATCCGAAAGCGAAGCCGGCGCAGCTGCAGGAGCTGGACTACGACTTCTTCGAGACGCTGGTGCAGATCACCGGCAACCGCTTGCTGCTGATGTTCTCCAACGTGGTGCGCGAGGTGTACCTGCGCGGCCGCGAGCGGTTCGTGGGGCTGTACGCGAAGGGCGTCTTCGACCCGCGGCACCACCAGCGGGCCATCGAGGCCATCCGCCGCCGCGACTCGACCGCCGCCGGCATCGCCATGCGCTCGCACGCGGTGACCGCGCTGCTCGCCAAGGAGCCCAGGCCGTGA
- a CDS encoding FAD-dependent oxidoreductase, producing the protein MSVELSGSQREILTAVAEAALPPGRIFPGAGRGVAMKAEAFVGTLSKPVAQGYGALLWALQAWSLARTAKPFASLPLGRRLELLEGWAATEAGRMPARMILAPLKLAHFDDASIYRSLGCRHVIDPPKREKQRWRDQVIDASTFNSGELLECDAVVVGTGAGGAPVARALAERGHAVLMVEEGPYFDRSEFNGRAVDMMRKLYRKGGTTASIGNTVIPIPVGRGVGGTTLINCGTCFRVPEKTLAEWREKQNLTEFTEDLLAPHYESVERELGVAPSAPKYLGRTAELIARGCDALGWSHHPLKRNAPDCDGQGLCAFGCPTDAKKSTNVSYVPKALERGAQLLTGLKIDRVLVENERAVGVVGHAGDRVITIRARVVVLACGSLHTPTLLLKNGLANSSGEVGKNLSIHPATAAMALFDEPVNSSNSVPQGYAIDEFTSEGIMFEGASVPLDITAVSLPGFGPGFVDLMERFNETLNFGFMVKDTSRGRVSLGPDGEPRISYWLNENDTARVQRGMALLCRVFFAAGAREVYAPVHGHERFRDLRDVERLEKSKLAARHVDLSAYHPLGTARMGKDPLKSVVDLTHETHDVHNLFICDGSSVPGSLGVNPQMTIMAMALRAATFIDRRLERLVSLAA; encoded by the coding sequence GTGAGCGTCGAGCTGAGCGGGTCGCAGCGCGAGATCCTCACGGCCGTCGCGGAGGCTGCGCTGCCGCCGGGGCGCATCTTCCCGGGCGCGGGTCGCGGCGTGGCCATGAAGGCGGAAGCCTTCGTGGGCACGCTCTCCAAGCCGGTGGCCCAGGGCTATGGCGCGCTGCTCTGGGCGCTGCAGGCGTGGTCGCTGGCGCGCACCGCGAAGCCGTTCGCGTCACTGCCGCTCGGGCGCCGGCTCGAGCTGCTCGAGGGCTGGGCCGCGACCGAAGCGGGCCGCATGCCCGCGCGCATGATCCTCGCGCCGCTCAAGCTCGCGCACTTCGACGACGCGTCCATCTATCGCTCGCTGGGCTGCCGGCACGTCATCGATCCGCCGAAGCGCGAGAAGCAGCGCTGGCGCGATCAGGTCATCGACGCGAGCACCTTCAACTCGGGCGAACTGCTGGAGTGCGACGCGGTCGTGGTCGGCACGGGCGCAGGCGGCGCACCCGTCGCGCGCGCGCTCGCCGAACGTGGACACGCCGTGTTGATGGTCGAGGAAGGCCCGTACTTCGATCGCAGCGAGTTCAACGGCCGCGCGGTCGACATGATGCGCAAGCTGTACCGCAAGGGCGGCACGACCGCGTCCATCGGCAACACGGTCATCCCCATTCCCGTGGGCCGCGGCGTGGGCGGCACCACGCTCATCAACTGCGGCACCTGCTTCCGCGTGCCCGAGAAGACGCTCGCCGAGTGGCGCGAGAAGCAGAACCTCACCGAGTTCACCGAGGATCTGCTCGCGCCGCACTACGAGTCGGTGGAGCGCGAGCTGGGCGTGGCGCCGTCCGCGCCGAAGTACCTGGGCCGGACGGCTGAGCTCATCGCCCGCGGCTGCGACGCGCTGGGCTGGTCGCACCACCCGCTCAAGCGCAACGCGCCCGATTGCGACGGCCAGGGGCTCTGCGCCTTCGGCTGTCCCACCGACGCGAAGAAGTCGACGAACGTGTCGTACGTGCCCAAGGCGCTCGAGCGCGGCGCGCAGCTGCTCACCGGGCTGAAGATCGATCGCGTGCTCGTGGAGAACGAGCGCGCGGTGGGCGTGGTGGGCCACGCGGGCGATCGGGTGATCACCATTCGCGCGCGCGTCGTGGTGCTCGCGTGCGGCTCGCTGCACACGCCCACGCTGCTCTTGAAGAACGGGCTCGCGAACAGCTCGGGCGAGGTGGGCAAGAACCTCTCCATTCACCCGGCCACGGCGGCGATGGCGCTCTTCGACGAGCCGGTGAACAGCTCGAACAGCGTGCCCCAGGGCTACGCCATCGACGAGTTCACGAGCGAGGGCATCATGTTCGAGGGCGCGTCGGTGCCGCTCGACATCACCGCCGTGTCGCTGCCTGGCTTCGGGCCGGGCTTCGTCGACTTGATGGAGCGCTTCAACGAGACGCTCAACTTCGGCTTCATGGTGAAGGACACCTCGCGCGGCCGCGTGTCGCTCGGCCCGGACGGCGAGCCGCGCATCAGCTACTGGCTCAACGAGAACGACACCGCGCGCGTCCAGCGGGGCATGGCGCTCCTGTGCCGCGTCTTCTTCGCCGCGGGCGCGCGCGAGGTGTACGCGCCGGTGCATGGCCACGAGCGCTTCCGCGACCTGCGCGACGTCGAGCGGCTGGAGAAGAGCAAGCTCGCCGCGCGGCACGTCGATCTGTCCGCGTACCACCCGCTGGGCACGGCGCGCATGGGGAAGGACCCGCTCAAGTCGGTCGTCGACCTGACCCACGAGACCCACGACGTCCACAACCTCTTCATCTGCGACGGCTCGAGCGTGCCGGGCTCGCTGGGCGTCAATCCCCAGATGACCATCATGGCCATGGCCCTGCGGGCGGCGACCTTCATTGATCGGCGGCTGGAGCGGCTGGTCTCGCTGGCAGCCTAG
- a CDS encoding 50S ribosomal protein L25: MAENAVSLTAKVRKEVGKGPSRRIRAQGLVPAVLYGPHNKEPLQLAVDPLALKAAIQTKFKYNTLLKFTLEGAGEKTALLKEVQVDPIQRSILHADFIEVRLDEKVRVNVPLFLTGKAVGTAEGGVVNQVTRELVILALPKDIPEKLEVDVTPLKIGGSIHVSEVKFPAGVTAKTKGDITVAVCSVPEEIVEVAPVAAAVPGAPGAEGAAAAAPGAEGAKPAAGAEGAKPAAAGAKAEPAKKEEKKK; encoded by the coding sequence ATGGCAGAGAACGCCGTCTCGTTGACCGCGAAGGTTCGCAAGGAAGTGGGCAAGGGTCCGTCGCGCCGCATCCGTGCGCAGGGCCTGGTGCCGGCCGTGCTGTACGGGCCGCACAACAAGGAGCCCCTCCAGCTCGCGGTGGATCCCCTCGCCCTCAAGGCCGCGATCCAGACCAAGTTCAAGTACAACACCCTCCTCAAGTTCACCCTCGAGGGCGCCGGCGAGAAGACCGCGCTCCTCAAGGAAGTGCAGGTGGACCCCATCCAGCGGTCCATCCTCCACGCCGACTTCATCGAGGTGCGCCTCGACGAGAAGGTGCGCGTGAACGTCCCCTTGTTCCTCACCGGCAAGGCCGTCGGAACGGCCGAGGGCGGCGTGGTGAACCAGGTCACCCGTGAGCTGGTCATCCTCGCGCTCCCCAAGGACATCCCCGAGAAGCTCGAGGTCGACGTGACCCCGCTCAAGATCGGCGGCTCCATCCACGTCTCCGAGGTCAAGTTCCCCGCGGGCGTGACCGCGAAGACCAAGGGCGACATCACCGTGGCCGTGTGCAGCGTGCCCGAGGAGATCGTCGAGGTGGCGCCGGTGGCAGCGGCGGTGCCGGGTGCTCCGGGCGCCGAGGGTGCGGCGGCTGCAGCGCCGGGTGCCGAGGGTGCCAAGCCCGCGGCGGGTGCCGAGGGTGCCAAGCCGGCAGCGGCTGGCGCCAAGGCCGAGCCCGCCAAGAAGGAGGAGAAGAAGAAGTAA
- a CDS encoding aminoacyl-tRNA hydrolase translates to MKLIAGLGNPGREYADTRHNVGFMVLDELARRHRLDFNQRKFEGEYASGSMLGEKVVLLKPQTFMNLSGQSVVPAARFFKVAVGDVVVVHDELDLPLSRLQIKVGGGAGGHNGIKSILGLFGEDAFVRIRVGIGKPMAQGEKRNSVVGHVLGGFGKDEAQLVQQVIGRAADAVERVIQKGPLDAMNEFNRKEPVAPRG, encoded by the coding sequence ATGAAGCTCATCGCTGGCCTCGGAAATCCCGGACGCGAGTACGCGGATACGCGGCACAACGTGGGCTTCATGGTGCTCGACGAGCTGGCCCGGCGGCACCGCCTGGACTTCAACCAGCGAAAGTTCGAAGGCGAGTACGCCTCGGGCTCCATGCTGGGCGAGAAGGTGGTGCTGCTGAAGCCGCAGACCTTCATGAACCTCTCGGGGCAGTCGGTGGTGCCCGCGGCCAGGTTCTTCAAGGTGGCGGTCGGCGATGTGGTGGTGGTGCACGACGAGCTGGACCTGCCCCTGAGCAGACTCCAGATAAAGGTGGGCGGCGGCGCGGGGGGCCACAACGGCATCAAGAGCATCCTGGGGCTCTTTGGCGAGGACGCCTTCGTTCGCATCCGGGTGGGCATCGGCAAGCCGATGGCTCAAGGCGAGAAGCGGAACTCGGTGGTGGGGCACGTGCTGGGCGGCTTTGGAAAAGACGAAGCGCAGCTGGTGCAGCAGGTGATAGGACGGGCGGCGGACGCGGTGGAGCGGGTGATCCAGAAGGGCCCGCTCGACGCGATGAACGAATTCAACCGCAAGGAGCCTGTGGCCCCGCGCGGTTGA
- the rpsF gene encoding 30S ribosomal protein S6: protein MAEAQTKVRLREYETVFLLKPDVTDDAVDKLKERVRGVVSREGGKVIKFINWGKKKTSFAVAKQPRAIYVEALYLGQKNLVTELERNLRNIDEITKFLTTKVAEEIDPESRPVEPDEKRAGDVEEAPRPERSERRDDFAGGADAEDVAPGVEE, encoded by the coding sequence ATGGCCGAAGCACAGACGAAGGTGCGGCTGCGCGAATACGAGACCGTGTTCCTGCTCAAGCCGGACGTCACCGACGACGCCGTGGACAAGCTCAAGGAGCGCGTCCGTGGCGTGGTGAGCCGCGAGGGCGGCAAGGTGATCAAGTTCATCAACTGGGGCAAGAAGAAGACCAGCTTCGCCGTGGCCAAGCAGCCGCGCGCGATCTACGTCGAGGCGCTCTACCTCGGCCAGAAGAACCTGGTCACCGAGCTCGAGCGCAACCTGCGCAACATCGACGAGATCACCAAGTTCCTCACCACCAAGGTGGCCGAGGAGATCGACCCCGAGAGCCGCCCGGTGGAGCCCGACGAGAAGCGCGCCGGCGACGTGGAAGAGGCCCCGCGCCCCGAGCGCAGCGAGCGCCGCGACGACTTCGCGGGCGGCGCCGATGCCGAGGACGTGGCGCCCGGAGTCGAGGAATAA
- a CDS encoding 30S ribosomal protein S18 encodes MSFEREGRGGGREDRGGRGGDREERGGGRGFGRRKVCRYCADKNAKIDHRNSGELKSFVTERGKIIPRRISGNCSKHQRQVAIAIKRARMLALLPYTVMQG; translated from the coding sequence ATGAGCTTTGAACGTGAAGGACGTGGCGGCGGCCGCGAGGATCGCGGCGGGCGCGGCGGTGACCGCGAGGAGCGCGGCGGCGGGCGCGGCTTTGGCCGTCGCAAGGTGTGCCGCTACTGCGCCGACAAGAACGCCAAGATCGACCACCGCAACTCGGGCGAGCTGAAGAGCTTCGTCACCGAGCGCGGCAAGATCATCCCCCGCCGCATCAGCGGCAACTGCAGCAAGCACCAGCGGCAGGTGGCCATCGCCATCAAGCGGGCCCGCATGCTGGCCCTGCTGCCCTACACCGTGATGCAGGGTTAA
- a CDS encoding 50S ribosomal protein L9 produces MKIILREDVDNLGKSGELVEVRNGYGRNFLLPRGMAVLANEKNLKHLAHERSVIAAKLAKMKAGAVEIAGKLVKVSVTVKRKVGEQDKLFGSVTTLDIADALTAQGIKLERRQIHLAEPIKTIGSFEVEVRLHPEVPAKIKVEVVPEA; encoded by the coding sequence ATGAAGATCATCCTGCGTGAAGACGTGGACAACCTCGGCAAGAGCGGCGAGCTCGTCGAGGTGCGCAACGGGTACGGGCGCAACTTCCTGCTCCCCCGTGGCATGGCCGTGCTGGCCAACGAGAAGAACCTCAAGCACCTGGCGCACGAGCGCTCGGTGATCGCTGCCAAGCTGGCCAAGATGAAGGCCGGCGCGGTGGAGATCGCCGGCAAGCTGGTGAAGGTCAGCGTGACCGTGAAGCGCAAGGTGGGCGAGCAGGACAAGCTGTTCGGCTCGGTGACCACCCTGGACATCGCCGACGCGCTCACCGCCCAGGGCATCAAGCTGGAGCGCCGGCAGATCCACCTCGCGGAGCCCATCAAGACCATCGGCAGCTTCGAGGTCGAGGTGCGGCTGCACCCCGAGGTTCCGGCCAAGATCAAGGTCGAGGTCGTTCCCGAGGCGTAG
- a CDS encoding Hsp70 family protein, translating into MPAPALGLDFGTSNTAAAVIVDGKPRVLPLDPAGADVRLFRSVLFFPEEGQVMAGAEAINAYLELSEGRLLQSLKSFLPVKSFTSTSIRARSFTLEALIGLILRNVKTAIERELGEPVQKLVLGRPARFSEDKEIEGFAERRLLRAAEDAGFKDIAFRIEPLAAGLAHEATLDHEELVLTGDFGAGTSDFTVMRLSPKRHLQPDRKDDILASGGVYVAGDVIDGAVMEKKLLRKFGSEARHRPMHVGKWSEMPTHLMRKLLSWHTMSFIREKSTQVYLEDFLKSTDQPETVGALIDLVNLNLGYHLFRAIEAAKVKLSSEEKARITFKEARVDVDVSLTRAEFERIIAPLVARLEETLDAVVARAGVSPSQIDAVVLTGGTSLIPMVARIFEGRFGAEKLRRSDAFSSVAEGLAAAAAAG; encoded by the coding sequence ATGCCCGCCCCTGCCCTCGGCCTGGACTTCGGCACCAGCAACACCGCGGCCGCGGTGATCGTCGACGGCAAGCCGCGCGTGCTCCCGCTCGATCCCGCCGGCGCCGACGTTCGCCTCTTCCGCTCGGTGCTCTTCTTCCCCGAGGAAGGCCAGGTGATGGCCGGAGCCGAGGCCATCAACGCGTACCTCGAGCTCTCCGAGGGCCGCTTGCTGCAATCGCTCAAGAGCTTCTTGCCGGTGAAGAGCTTCACCTCCACGTCGATCCGCGCGCGCAGCTTCACGCTCGAGGCGCTCATCGGCCTCATCCTCCGCAATGTGAAGACCGCCATCGAGCGCGAGCTCGGCGAGCCGGTGCAGAAGCTGGTGCTCGGCCGCCCCGCGCGCTTCTCCGAGGACAAGGAGATCGAAGGCTTCGCCGAGCGCCGCCTGCTCCGCGCCGCCGAGGACGCGGGCTTCAAGGACATCGCCTTCCGCATCGAGCCGCTCGCGGCCGGCCTCGCCCACGAGGCCACGCTCGATCACGAGGAGCTCGTGCTCACCGGCGACTTCGGCGCAGGCACCAGCGACTTCACGGTGATGCGACTCTCTCCCAAGCGCCACCTGCAGCCCGATCGCAAGGACGACATCCTCGCCAGCGGCGGCGTCTACGTGGCCGGCGACGTCATCGACGGCGCGGTGATGGAGAAGAAGCTCCTGCGCAAGTTCGGCAGCGAGGCGCGGCACCGGCCCATGCACGTGGGCAAGTGGAGCGAGATGCCCACGCACCTCATGCGCAAGCTGCTCTCGTGGCACACCATGAGCTTCATCCGCGAGAAGAGCACGCAGGTCTACCTCGAGGACTTCCTCAAGAGCACCGACCAGCCCGAGACGGTGGGCGCGCTCATCGACCTCGTGAACTTGAACCTGGGCTACCACCTCTTCCGAGCCATCGAGGCCGCCAAGGTGAAGCTCAGCTCCGAGGAGAAGGCGCGCATCACCTTCAAGGAAGCGCGCGTGGACGTGGACGTGTCGCTCACGCGCGCGGAGTTCGAGCGCATCATCGCCCCGCTGGTGGCGCGCCTCGAGGAGACGCTGGACGCCGTGGTCGCGCGCGCTGGCGTCAGCCCCAGCCAGATCGACGCGGTGGTGCTCACGGGCGGCACCAGCCTCATCCCCATGGTGGCGCGCATCTTCGAGGGACGCTTCGGGGCCGAGAAGCTGCGCCGCAGCGACGCCTTCAGCTCGGTGGCCGAGGGCCTGGCTGCTGCCGCCGCCGCCGGCTGA